The genomic interval GATCTCGACGAGGATCTCGTCCGGGTCCAGGGCCGTCGTGTAGTAGCCGAGGAAGAAGTCCCCGGCCGGGATGGTGCGTTCACCCCGCGGCCCGCGTGCCACGAACTCCGCGCCGAGTGTCACCGCGAGCAGACACCACTCGGCGGTGGCGTCGCCGTGCGCCATGCTGCCGCCGACCGTGCCCTGGGTGCGGATCGGAAGATGCCCGATCCAGGTCATGGCCCTCCGCAGGACCTCGAAGCCCGTCCCCAGCACCCCGGCCGGGTCGGTCTCCACCGTGTGGTGGGTGGTGAGCGCCCCGATGCGCAGTCCGCCGTCGGCGGTCCGCTGCATCCGGTCCAGTTCGCGCAGGCCGCCTATGTCGACGAGGTGACGCGGCCGGGCCAGCCGGTAGTTCATCATCGCGACGAGGCTCTGCCCGCCGGCGATGACCTTGGCGTCGTCGCCGAGCTCGGCCAGCAGCCGTGCGGCGCCGTCGACGTCGCGGGCCCGGTGGTACTGGAAGGGGGCGGGCTTCATGGTCCTCCGTAAGTTGTCGGGCGGGCCGTGCCTCAGAGCGCGGGCTGCTCGGCGACGCTCAGCCGGGGGAGGGCCGACGGCTCCTCCTCGTCGGCGTCGAGGACCCGGCCCTTCGTCTCCGGTGCCGCGAACGCCATCCACACGACGGCCACCAGGACCGCAACTCCCAATACGGCGAAGGTCGTTGCCAGCCCCAGCGCGGGCCACATCAGCGAGCCGAACAGCATCGGGGCGAATCCGGTGAGCGCCCGGCTGACCGACGAGGCCCAGCCGAAGCCGCTGGCCCGCAACTCGGTGGGATACAGCTCGGAGGCGTACGCGTACAGGGCGGGGATGGTGAGCTGGATCAGGAAGCCGAAGACGCCGATCGCCACGACGGACCCTGTCGGCATCTTCATCACCAGCGCGAACACGACGAGCGCGGCGGAGGCGACCGGCGCCGAGATCCCGATGAGCCACTTGCGGCCGACGATGTCGACGAGGGCCGTGGACGCCAGCACGCCGATGATGCCGACGCCGCTCATCAGGGTGGTCTTCATGAAGGCCGCGGTGTCACCGAGGCCCTCGTCCTTGAGGATGGTCGGCATCCAGCTCAGGGCCGCGTAGTAGACCAGCATGATCGTGGCGAAGAGCAGCCAGGCGGCGGAGGTGATGCGCGGGCTGAACTTCCATATACGGCGCAGCTGTTCGGCCGCCGCGGCCACTCCACGCGGGCCGGTCTCGGCGACGGGCTCCGGGATCGTGTACGGCACCGCGGGCGCGCCGGTGCGGGCGACCAGGTCGTCGATGACCTGCCTGGCCTCCGCCTCGCGGCCCTTCTTCGCCAGGTAGATCGGCGACTCCGGGATGCCTCGGCGGGCCCAGAACAGCAGCAGCGCGGGCACGACCATCGTCGTCAGCATCCACCGCCAGTTCCCGTCGACCGACAGCAGCGCCGTCGACACGAACCCGCACAGCGTCACGCCCACCGGCCACCACACGTCGAGCCCGGTCAGCACCCGGCCCCGGTACTTGCGCGGCGAGAACTCGCTGACCAGCGCGTAGTCCACGGGGATGCAGCCGCCGAGTCCGATGCCCGCGAGGAAGCGCAGCGCGAGGAAGACGGGGTACGTCGGCGAGAGCGCGCCGAGGACGGAGAACACCGCGAAGATCAGCAACGTGACGCTGAAGGCCTTCTTCCGGCCGATCCGGTCCGCGACCGAACCCCAGACGATGGCGCCCACGGCCATACCGACGAGGTTGGCGGTGGCCACGTATCCGCGATCACTCAGCGAGAGGTCGAAGTGCTCACCCACCAGCGGCATCAGGAAGCCGTTCAGGGCGATGTCGTACGCGTCGAACAGGTAGCCGAGGCCGCCGATGATGAAGATCTTTCCCT from Streptomyces sp. NBC_01288 carries:
- a CDS encoding FAD binding domain-containing protein gives rise to the protein MKPAPFQYHRARDVDGAARLLAELGDDAKVIAGGQSLVAMMNYRLARPRHLVDIGGLRELDRMQRTADGGLRIGALTTHHTVETDPAGVLGTGFEVLRRAMTWIGHLPIRTQGTVGGSMAHGDATAEWCLLAVTLGAEFVARGPRGERTIPAGDFFLGYYTTALDPDEILVEIVFPRPAPHAALTEFAERRGDFALVAAAVDLDVEDGEVRGGRVALGGVASAAVQVPEAEAVLAGGGSFEACASAAAEAVEPPADASGSTHYRKELVRTLVRRACEEAVSR
- a CDS encoding MFS transporter — encoded protein: MKTGDQIVQELPWKWPVQGKIFIIGGLGYLFDAYDIALNGFLMPLVGEHFDLSLSDRGYVATANLVGMAVGAIVWGSVADRIGRKKAFSVTLLIFAVFSVLGALSPTYPVFLALRFLAGIGLGGCIPVDYALVSEFSPRKYRGRVLTGLDVWWPVGVTLCGFVSTALLSVDGNWRWMLTTMVVPALLLFWARRGIPESPIYLAKKGREAEARQVIDDLVARTGAPAVPYTIPEPVAETGPRGVAAAAEQLRRIWKFSPRITSAAWLLFATIMLVYYAALSWMPTILKDEGLGDTAAFMKTTLMSGVGIIGVLASTALVDIVGRKWLIGISAPVASAALVVFALVMKMPTGSVVAIGVFGFLIQLTIPALYAYASELYPTELRASGFGWASSVSRALTGFAPMLFGSLMWPALGLATTFAVLGVAVLVAVVWMAFAAPETKGRVLDADEEEPSALPRLSVAEQPAL